A window of Caldisericia bacterium contains these coding sequences:
- a CDS encoding ABC transporter permease: MNYLINNYYEILILTKNHILVTFLSTIPAIFIGIFIGVLFSRKNFLKIGEIMLNVFGILQSIPSIAFIALIFTYTGIGLKTVVISLLLYSIVPITYNTISSIKIIPKEIIEAGKGMGLTNFQILRKIEVPLSFKGIISGIRTSFTINIATATVATVIGVDTLGKIILIGLRVRKLDMLWVGGVIIAILAIFFDLLFEYLENKFIKW, translated from the coding sequence ATGAATTATCTAATAAATAACTATTATGAAATTTTAATATTGACAAAGAATCACATTTTAGTAACTTTTTTATCTACTATACCTGCAATTTTTATTGGGATTTTTATTGGAGTTTTGTTTTCAAGAAAAAATTTTTTGAAAATTGGTGAAATTATGTTAAATGTTTTTGGAATTTTACAATCAATACCAAGTATTGCATTTATTGCACTTATTTTTACATATACTGGTATAGGACTTAAAACAGTTGTTATATCTTTGTTATTATATTCAATTGTTCCAATAACCTATAATACAATATCTTCAATTAAAATAATTCCAAAAGAGATAATTGAAGCAGGTAAAGGAATGGGGCTAACCAATTTTCAAATTTTAAGAAAAATTGAGGTGCCTTTATCTTTTAAAGGTATTATATCTGGTATAAGAACATCATTTACAATAAATATTGCAACTGCAACAGTTGCAACTGTTATTGGAGTTGATACATTAGGAAAAATTATTTTAATAGGTTTAAGAGTAAGAAAACTTGATATGCTTTGGGTTGGAGGAGTAATAATTGCAATTCTAGCAATTTTCTTTGATTTATTATTTGAGTATTTAGAAAATAAATTTATAAAATGGTAA